From Bacteroidales bacterium, one genomic window encodes:
- the lptC gene encoding LPS export ABC transporter periplasmic protein LptC, protein MATILVAILFLFNACAEGIHDNRTIPDIVNYPGLSANKVELLHSQYGKVKLKVITQTVNVFSYQEEPKTEFPDGIVVEFFDDSMNVTSYLSANRAVYYENDNRWEAMGDVEAKNIEGTLFNTEYIEWDEKNEVIKSDRFIKVTEKDAIIIGRGFRAKQDFTDWEIFNISGDFSINKSEFNSDDDVETDTLMEIYPDIK, encoded by the coding sequence ATGGCTACTATCTTAGTGGCTATCCTATTTCTGTTTAATGCCTGTGCTGAAGGAATCCACGATAACAGAACTATTCCCGACATTGTGAATTACCCCGGATTGTCGGCAAATAAAGTAGAGTTGTTGCATAGTCAATACGGCAAAGTAAAACTAAAAGTTATAACTCAAACGGTAAACGTATTTAGCTATCAGGAAGAACCCAAAACCGAATTCCCTGATGGTATAGTTGTTGAGTTCTTTGATGACAGTATGAATGTGACATCATATTTATCTGCAAATAGAGCTGTATATTATGAGAATGATAATAGGTGGGAAGCAATGGGTGATGTAGAGGCAAAGAACATTGAAGGAACATTGTTTAACACAGAATACATTGAGTGGGATGAAAAAAACGAAGTGATAAAGAGTGATAGATTTATAAAAGTTACCGAAAAAGACGCTATTATTATTGGACGGGGCTTTAGAGCCAAGCAAGATTTTACTGACTGGGAAATTTTCAATATTTCAGGAGATTTTAGTATCAATAAAAGTGAGTTTAATTCAGATGATGATGTTGAAACAGACACATTAATGGAAATTTATCCCGACATAAAATAA
- a CDS encoding HlyC/CorC family transporter → MNITYVIIVLITITFSAFFSGMEIAYLSSSKLKIEIERKKNRYLSAIMGVFVKNPAQYISTMLIGNNIALVVYGIFIALILEPYIAMFVSGDWLIMFTQTIISTIIILITGEFTPKILFRINPNRVLRFFAVPGMFFYIIFYPIAKITTYISNFFLRIITRGESTTTETTLAFDRYDLSDLLTQHQSITNNPTTSKQNVKMFRNVLDFHDITTRECIVPRNEIVAIDISDSISNLTSKFAETGYSRILVYENNIDNIIGYVHTIDMFSMPESIKSIVHPVLIVPETMPANKLLKKLIKQRKSIALVVDEFGGTDGVVTLEDVLEEIIGEIEDEHDTNQYEDKKIDDNKYLLSGRLEIDMLNEKYRLGFEESDQYETLAGYILYHHRNIPKQNQIITIQNYKFKIVRASGTQIITVELTVL, encoded by the coding sequence ATGAATATCACATACGTTATAATTGTATTGATAACAATAACATTCTCTGCCTTCTTCTCGGGAATGGAGATAGCTTATTTATCATCAAGTAAGCTTAAAATAGAGATTGAGCGAAAAAAGAACAGATATCTATCGGCAATAATGGGTGTTTTTGTTAAAAATCCAGCGCAATATATTTCAACAATGCTTATTGGAAATAATATTGCCCTTGTCGTATATGGAATTTTTATAGCTTTAATATTAGAACCATATATTGCAATGTTTGTTTCCGGAGATTGGTTGATAATGTTTACTCAAACAATTATATCCACCATTATTATATTAATAACAGGTGAATTTACACCCAAAATTTTATTTCGAATAAATCCAAATAGGGTTTTGAGATTTTTTGCAGTTCCCGGAATGTTTTTTTACATTATATTTTATCCTATTGCAAAAATTACTACATACATCTCTAATTTCTTTTTAAGAATAATAACAAGGGGAGAATCAACAACTACAGAAACAACGCTGGCTTTTGATAGATATGATTTAAGCGATTTGCTCACGCAACATCAATCAATAACAAACAATCCAACCACATCAAAGCAAAATGTTAAAATGTTTCGTAACGTTCTTGATTTTCACGACATTACCACGCGTGAGTGCATAGTTCCTCGTAATGAAATTGTTGCTATTGATATTTCTGATTCAATATCTAACCTTACTAGCAAATTTGCAGAAACAGGATATTCAAGAATTCTTGTGTATGAGAACAATATTGACAACATCATAGGATACGTTCACACAATCGATATGTTCTCAATGCCAGAAAGCATAAAAAGTATTGTGCACCCTGTATTAATTGTTCCCGAGACAATGCCAGCCAATAAATTGTTGAAAAAATTAATTAAGCAAAGAAAAAGTATAGCACTGGTAGTCGATGAGTTTGGAGGAACCGATGGAGTAGTTACCCTTGAAGATGTTCTTGAAGAGATAATTGGAGAAATTGAAGATGAACATGATACAAATCAGTATGAAGATAAAAAAATTGATGATAATAAATATCTCCTATCCGGAAGATTAGAAATTGATATGTTAAATGAGAAATACAGGTTAGGTTTCGAAGAAAGCGATCAATACGAAACACTTGCAGGATATATTTTGTATCATCATAGAAATATACCTAAACAAAATCAAATAATTACTATACAAAACTATAAATTCAAGATTGTGCGGGCTTCAGGCACACAAATTATTACCGTCGAATTAACAGTTTTGTAA
- a CDS encoding O-antigen ligase family protein — MRALREKFQEVLNNGPIGIYLMTFIIPISSKPLGIVAAIIFLEALVRKQLSKKKNILKQLTWRNPGLWVFAFYCLHVIGLIYTKNLEFGYIDLGIKASFAIFPLIFLFYQPVIKWKWFVNIFIAGAIVSIIINFCISSVVCIQESNLLVFTGTKLANLMHRGYWSIYLLIAVYFLLNKALNSQIKKRRSEYLLLALFITVFIVLSLSRAGLVVFSIMLLWFIIKLYKRLKKWIFIVVTASIVLGSFSVYQFFSPLKRRVDAMFMEIQKPREEYNMHKSGNVVARFLTWESSIQIIKENFWFGVGTGDVKDELRQQYSDSGYFALEKYNLNSHNQFLNSHVALGVFAPLFLLMALFVNLLKKRPFDKYYSWRFGVIIILFLSLLTESTLEAQAGIMPYAFLLCFFYSSRVEEEITEHS; from the coding sequence ATGAGAGCCCTGAGAGAGAAATTTCAAGAAGTGTTAAATAATGGACCCATTGGCATTTATCTGATGACTTTTATTATTCCCATTAGCTCAAAGCCTCTGGGAATAGTCGCTGCAATTATTTTTCTTGAAGCATTGGTACGCAAACAGCTTTCAAAAAAGAAAAATATTCTGAAACAACTTACCTGGAGAAATCCCGGATTGTGGGTTTTTGCTTTTTATTGTTTGCACGTAATAGGGCTTATTTATACGAAAAACTTAGAGTTTGGTTATATTGACTTAGGCATAAAAGCATCATTTGCAATTTTCCCCTTGATTTTTCTTTTCTATCAACCAGTTATCAAATGGAAATGGTTTGTTAATATTTTTATTGCAGGAGCTATTGTTTCAATTATTATAAATTTTTGCATTTCATCTGTTGTTTGTATTCAGGAGTCTAATCTTTTAGTGTTTACAGGTACAAAGTTAGCAAACTTAATGCATCGTGGTTATTGGTCAATTTATCTATTAATAGCCGTATACTTTCTTCTTAATAAGGCATTAAACTCACAAATTAAAAAAAGAAGAAGTGAGTATTTGTTACTTGCTCTATTTATTACTGTTTTCATCGTTTTATCTCTATCCAGAGCAGGATTGGTTGTTTTTTCTATTATGCTTTTATGGTTTATTATCAAACTATATAAGCGCCTAAAAAAGTGGATATTTATAGTCGTAACTGCTTCCATTGTTCTAGGATCTTTTTCTGTTTATCAGTTCTTTTCTCCATTAAAAAGAAGAGTAGATGCAATGTTTATGGAAATACAAAAGCCAAGAGAGGAATACAATATGCACAAATCAGGGAACGTAGTGGCTAGATTTTTAACATGGGAGAGTTCGATTCAAATTATTAAAGAAAATTTTTGGTTTGGAGTTGGAACAGGTGACGTGAAAGACGAGCTTAGGCAACAATATTCTGACAGCGGTTATTTTGCACTTGAAAAATATAATCTAAATAGTCACAATCAATTTTTAAACTCTCATGTTGCCTTAGGAGTTTTCGCCCCACTATTTTTGCTTATGGCTCTGTTTGTAAACTTACTGAAAAAACGTCCTTTTGATAAGTACTATAGCTGGCGATTTGGAGTAATAATAATACTCTTTTTATCTCTGCTAACCGAATCCACGCTTGAAGCGCAGGCTGGCATTATGCCTTATGCTTTTTTACTCTGCTTTTTTTACAGTTCAAGGGTTGAGGAGGAGATAACAGAGCATTCATAG
- a CDS encoding T9SS type A sorting domain-containing protein produces the protein YCMILDENYTLAIAYLNEKLNSDDNTERIFAAIDLAYIDQLIENSNSGKSAQDQNYTNIAKYIDYKDEMLRKLSSSANNIQEDILQVGLGSDNMIISPNPTRLTLNVRYTTDLEYSNVQIKIFDLLGTECLYKQINNVEKGTHDFTLNTSEFSSGIYIVRLYVNGTACCSQKLIISE, from the coding sequence TATTGTATGATTCTTGATGAAAACTATACTCTTGCGATAGCGTATCTTAATGAAAAACTAAACTCAGATGACAATACAGAGCGCATTTTTGCAGCCATAGACCTTGCATATATTGACCAATTAATTGAGAACAGCAACAGCGGTAAATCTGCTCAAGATCAGAATTATACCAATATAGCAAAATATATTGATTATAAAGATGAGATGTTAAGGAAGTTAAGCAGTAGTGCAAACAACATACAAGAGGATATTTTACAAGTTGGACTTGGCTCTGATAATATGATAATTAGCCCAAATCCAACGCGATTAACACTGAATGTCCGTTACACTACAGATTTAGAATACTCTAACGTTCAAATAAAAATCTTTGATTTGTTAGGTACAGAGTGTCTATATAAACAAATTAATAATGTAGAGAAGGGAACACACGATTTTACGCTTAACACTTCTGAATTTAGCTCAGGTATTTATATTGTCCGTTTATACGTTAACGGCACTGCTTGTTGTTCACAGAAATTGATAATTAGTGAATAG
- the mfd gene encoding transcription-repair coupling factor produces the protein MTSHFNLSSLFEKYLRHKNVDPLLKRFSKTGTISLSGLNESAFSFFLFALFKKSKSDIFVVANDREEAAYLHNEAQSVLGDENCCLLVSDFKRAAIYGQHDPESALIRGESIRIIVDTKREPLFIVTYPESLIETSVSRDDIVSNTISLHKGENLSPDFLTDLLLTYNFTYVDFVYEPGQFAVRGGIVDIFSFSNISPYRIDFMGDTVDSIRVFDIETQTSEYQTDSMSIIPNLGINKNEGNRVPISHILRENTVIVYDDYRFTESKLKFLWETSIEKENELEIDIKNIVTNADELLKNLEHFPIIHNIRNIDSDTPFTFQVEPQPNFSKNFELLQQTITEYNKLNYEVLIVSEQQKQIDRINAILNQIDNTLSFHTTLGTVHKGFIDHDLKICVFTDHQIFDRYHKYRVKLGFTRKDALTLDDITSLHPGDYVVHIDHGVGYFGGLEKIEVNGKIQEVIKLVYRDNDTLYVNIHALHKISKYKGKDAIPPKIHKLGSALWQNTKSNAKSKIKDIARELISLYAERLQQPGYSFSADSYLNQQLEASFIYEDTPDQELATKAVKADMESSSPMDRLVCGDVGFGKTEVAIRAAFKAACDNKQTAVLVPTTILAFQHMKTFTERLKDFPVRIEYVSRMRSTKEVKAVLHDLKNGLVDIIIGTHRLVSNDVQFKDLGLLIIDEEQKFGVKTKEKLRAMKVNVDTLTLTATPIPRTLQFSLMGARDLSIIKTPPPNRLPITTEVHTFDTNIIMEAIDYEINRGGQVFFVHNRIQNIVEIERIVKEICPKARVVHAHGQMEGRQLEKIMLEFIDEKYDVLIATTIIESGLDIPNANTMIINDAHNFGLSDLHQLRGRVGRSNRKAFCYLLTPPLQLLPAESRRRLQAIESFSELGSGLNIALQDLDIRGAGNLLGGEQSGFISQLGYETYQTVLQEAVLELKEQEFKNLLGNRPNNEQVSTIETTKDCQIDTDLEVLFPDSYISNIAERIKLYKQLDNITTDEELQQFSTMLIDRFGKIPKETEELINVVKLRRKAVTLGFEKIVIKQQKMICYFISDQESDFFDSKIFQNMLLVLQREPNLARLQEHGGKLRLVVEKIKSVSAANKLLEMFLIN, from the coding sequence ATGACCTCACATTTCAATCTTTCCTCATTATTTGAAAAGTACCTGAGACATAAAAATGTTGACCCATTATTAAAAAGATTTTCCAAAACAGGTACCATTTCATTATCAGGACTGAACGAATCGGCTTTCAGTTTTTTTCTCTTCGCTCTTTTCAAAAAATCTAAATCTGATATTTTTGTCGTTGCCAACGACCGCGAAGAGGCAGCATACTTGCACAACGAAGCGCAATCAGTACTTGGCGATGAAAATTGTTGCTTACTTGTCTCTGACTTTAAACGTGCCGCTATTTATGGGCAACACGACCCGGAATCGGCGCTCATACGTGGTGAAAGTATTAGAATAATTGTTGATACAAAAAGAGAGCCTCTTTTTATTGTAACATATCCCGAGTCACTTATTGAAACCTCTGTTTCTAGAGACGATATCGTCTCTAATACAATCTCATTGCATAAAGGTGAAAACCTGTCACCCGACTTTTTAACCGATTTACTTCTAACATATAATTTTACATATGTAGATTTCGTATATGAACCTGGTCAGTTTGCAGTTCGAGGTGGTATTGTTGACATTTTTTCATTTTCAAACATCTCCCCCTATCGCATTGATTTTATGGGTGATACGGTTGACAGTATCCGCGTTTTCGATATTGAGACCCAGACGTCTGAATATCAGACTGATAGCATGAGCATAATTCCTAACCTGGGCATAAACAAAAACGAAGGAAACAGAGTTCCAATATCACACATATTACGCGAAAACACAGTTATTGTTTATGACGATTACAGATTTACAGAAAGTAAACTTAAATTTTTGTGGGAGACATCGATTGAAAAAGAAAATGAACTTGAAATTGATATAAAAAACATTGTTACAAATGCTGACGAGTTGCTAAAAAACTTAGAACATTTCCCAATAATCCACAATATTAGGAATATAGACTCGGATACTCCTTTTACATTTCAAGTCGAACCGCAACCGAATTTTTCAAAAAATTTTGAGCTTCTACAGCAGACTATTACTGAATACAACAAGTTGAATTACGAAGTATTAATTGTATCTGAACAGCAAAAACAGATTGATAGAATTAACGCTATTTTAAATCAAATTGATAACACCTTAAGTTTTCACACAACTTTAGGCACTGTACACAAGGGCTTTATCGATCACGATTTAAAAATTTGTGTTTTTACCGATCATCAAATTTTCGACAGATACCACAAATACAGAGTTAAGCTTGGATTTACGCGTAAGGATGCCCTTACTTTAGATGATATTACCTCTTTACATCCGGGCGACTATGTTGTACATATCGACCATGGTGTGGGATATTTTGGTGGGCTTGAAAAAATTGAGGTCAACGGGAAAATTCAAGAGGTTATAAAATTGGTATACCGCGATAACGATACGTTGTATGTCAATATTCATGCGTTACATAAAATTAGCAAATACAAAGGTAAAGATGCCATTCCTCCGAAGATCCACAAATTGGGTTCTGCACTATGGCAAAACACAAAAAGCAATGCTAAAAGTAAGATAAAAGATATTGCTCGCGAGCTTATTAGCCTCTATGCCGAACGTTTGCAACAACCGGGATATTCATTTTCGGCTGACTCTTATCTAAACCAGCAACTTGAAGCGAGTTTTATTTACGAAGATACTCCAGACCAAGAGCTGGCAACCAAAGCTGTTAAAGCTGATATGGAGAGTTCGTCACCAATGGACAGATTAGTCTGCGGTGATGTTGGATTTGGTAAAACCGAAGTGGCAATAAGAGCCGCTTTTAAGGCTGCCTGCGACAACAAACAGACTGCAGTACTTGTGCCAACAACCATTTTGGCTTTTCAACATATGAAAACCTTTACCGAAAGGTTAAAAGACTTCCCGGTACGAATTGAATATGTTTCAAGAATGAGAAGCACTAAAGAGGTAAAGGCTGTTTTGCATGACTTGAAAAATGGTTTGGTCGATATTATTATAGGCACGCACAGACTAGTTTCCAATGACGTACAATTCAAAGACTTAGGACTGTTAATAATTGACGAGGAACAAAAATTCGGTGTAAAAACAAAAGAGAAACTCCGAGCCATGAAAGTTAATGTAGACACACTTACTTTAACAGCTACACCTATTCCTCGTACACTACAGTTTTCGCTTATGGGTGCCCGCGACTTGTCAATTATAAAAACTCCTCCTCCTAACCGACTTCCCATTACAACAGAGGTACACACTTTCGACACCAATATTATTATGGAGGCTATTGATTATGAAATTAATAGAGGCGGACAGGTCTTTTTTGTACATAATAGAATTCAAAACATCGTTGAAATTGAAAGAATTGTAAAGGAGATTTGCCCAAAAGCAAGAGTAGTTCACGCTCACGGACAAATGGAGGGTCGGCAATTAGAAAAAATCATGCTCGAGTTTATTGACGAGAAATATGACGTTTTGATTGCGACCACCATAATCGAGTCGGGTTTAGATATTCCGAATGCAAACACAATGATTATCAACGATGCACATAATTTTGGACTATCGGACTTGCACCAGCTGAGAGGAAGGGTTGGTCGCTCAAACAGAAAAGCGTTTTGTTATCTTTTAACTCCGCCGCTACAGCTTTTGCCAGCAGAGTCGAGAAGACGTTTACAGGCTATTGAATCTTTTTCTGAATTGGGTAGTGGGCTAAATATCGCTTTACAAGATTTGGATATACGTGGTGCGGGAAATCTGTTGGGTGGAGAACAGAGCGGTTTTATATCACAGCTTGGCTACGAAACCTACCAAACCGTTTTACAGGAAGCTGTTTTGGAACTTAAAGAGCAGGAGTTTAAAAACCTGCTTGGCAATCGTCCTAACAACGAACAAGTCTCAACTATTGAAACAACAAAAGATTGTCAAATTGATACCGATTTAGAGGTTTTATTCCCGGATAGTTATATCAGCAACATTGCAGAAAGAATTAAGCTTTACAAACAGCTAGATAATATAACAACAGATGAGGAATTGCAACAATTCTCAACAATGCTTATCGACCGATTTGGTAAAATTCCAAAAGAGACGGAAGAGTTAATAAATGTTGTGAAACTTCGCCGTAAAGCCGTTACGCTTGGATTTGAAAAGATTGTAATAAAACAGCAAAAAATGATCTGTTATTTTATTAGCGACCAAGAATCGGACTTTTTCGACAGCAAAATATTCCAAAATATGCTTTTGGTTCTGCAAAGGGAGCCAAATTTAGCTCGTTTGCAGGAACACGGCGGGAAACTTAGACTTGTTGTTGAAAAAATAAAATCGGTTTCGGCAGCAAACAAGCTGCTTGAGATGTTTTTAATCAATTAG
- a CDS encoding leucine-rich repeat protein — MNKTKHIIVSLLALAISTATLAQAVGEKFKFQTNYYLVTSLDPPTVAVTCQYSGYPSYWDYSEEPYGEVVIRSSVTYKNTVFTVTAIGNYAFHGCSRITSILIPESVISFGFCSFKNCSSLISINIPDSLTFLGSYTFGNCTSLTSIVIPDKVTFIGSYTFFQCYNLTSVVIPESVKSIDEAAFGYCVSLTSITLPESVTTLKEFAFAHCFNLTSINIPESVVSIGNHAFRLSESLTSITIPKSVTSIGMGAFAFSGLTSVDFQASITTVTDYAFAGCKSLTSITIPETVKAIGIEAFCQCSNLKYVTIPESVTTIRNYAFSDCTSLVSVNFPESIKSIADEVFYGCSSLKSITIPASIKSIGNLAFYNCSGLTSITSYVTDPSSVILKRDVFYGVPKGTEPNACVLNVPEGSITLYENANQWQDFFPNIFVGVEDTPQTSIVIYPNPASDLLNIKSDTPIYGFELYDALGRLVLNKTEMFNNESVIDVSSLTRGLYFIKLHTINSVAEHKVLIEN; from the coding sequence ATGAATAAAACCAAACACATAATAGTCAGCCTACTTGCTCTGGCAATTAGCACAGCTACCTTGGCACAAGCAGTAGGCGAAAAGTTTAAGTTTCAGACCAATTACTACCTCGTCACAAGCCTCGATCCTCCAACGGTAGCAGTAACCTGTCAATATAGTGGCTATCCATCATACTGGGATTATTCTGAAGAACCATACGGAGAGGTAGTTATACGTAGCTCTGTAACCTATAAAAATACAGTATTTACAGTTACAGCTATTGGAAATTATGCTTTCCATGGTTGTAGTCGTATAACATCTATTCTTATTCCTGAATCGGTAATATCATTTGGTTTTTGTTCTTTCAAAAATTGTAGCAGTTTAATATCAATTAATATCCCTGACTCATTGACTTTTTTAGGAAGCTATACTTTTGGTAACTGTACAAGTTTAACGTCAATTGTTATTCCGGATAAGGTAACTTTTATAGGAAGTTATACCTTTTTCCAATGTTACAATTTAACATCTGTTGTTATTCCTGAATCTGTAAAATCAATTGATGAGGCTGCATTTGGCTATTGTGTTAGTTTAACCTCAATTACACTTCCTGAATCTGTCACTACACTTAAAGAATTTGCTTTTGCCCATTGTTTCAATTTAACATCGATTAATATTCCCGAATCCGTTGTTTCAATAGGAAATCATGCTTTTCGCCTTAGTGAAAGTTTAACGTCAATTACTATTCCTAAATCTGTAACCTCAATCGGTATGGGTGCTTTTGCTTTTTCAGGCTTAACTTCGGTTGATTTTCAGGCATCTATAACTACAGTTACCGATTATGCTTTTGCAGGTTGTAAGAGTTTAACCTCAATTACTATCCCTGAAACTGTTAAAGCGATTGGAATAGAGGCGTTTTGCCAATGCAGTAATTTAAAGTATGTTACAATTCCTGAATCGGTAACTACAATTAGGAACTATGCTTTTAGCGATTGTACTAGCTTGGTATCAGTGAATTTTCCAGAATCCATTAAATCAATTGCAGATGAGGTGTTTTATGGTTGCAGTAGCTTAAAATCAATTACCATTCCTGCCTCTATTAAATCAATAGGCAATCTTGCCTTTTACAATTGTTCTGGCTTAACTTCTATTACTTCTTACGTAACAGACCCGAGCTCAGTAATACTAAAAAGAGATGTCTTTTATGGAGTTCCTAAAGGCACAGAGCCTAATGCGTGTGTGCTAAATGTGCCAGAAGGTAGTATAACACTCTACGAAAATGCTAACCAGTGGCAAGACTTTTTCCCAAATATATTTGTAGGTGTTGAGGATACTCCGCAAACCTCAATTGTTATCTATCCAAATCCAGCAAGCGACTTGCTCAATATAAAAAGCGATACGCCAATCTATGGTTTTGAGCTTTACGATGCTCTTGGCAGGTTAGTGTTAAACAAAACCGAAATGTTTAATAATGAGAGCGTTATAGATGTGTCTTCACTTACACGCGGTCTCTATTTTATTAAACTACACACCATAAATAGTGTTGCTGAACATAAAGTTTTGATTGAAAATTAA
- a CDS encoding type III pantothenate kinase, giving the protein MHVVIDIGNTTTKVGYFKDSELIDKKTVETKDVCYDDLFSTHTNAAIIASSGKLLTGIDNYMTDKNIPFHVLSYKTKLPIKIDYKTPETLGLDRIAGSVGATVLFPNKPSLIIDIGTAVTYDLVVNNCFKGGNISPGLKLRYLSLNEHTEKLPLVSAVDNQQLYGKSTVEAIENGVFNGLKYEIETTIKHFSEIYSGLNIIITGGDAHFFVNIIKTAIFVEPNLVLIGLNHILLYNV; this is encoded by the coding sequence ATGCATGTAGTAATTGATATAGGAAACACAACAACAAAAGTAGGATATTTCAAAGATAGCGAGCTGATTGATAAAAAAACAGTCGAAACCAAAGATGTATGTTACGACGACTTGTTTAGTACTCACACTAATGCTGCTATTATTGCTTCCTCAGGGAAATTATTAACAGGAATAGATAATTATATGACAGATAAAAATATACCGTTTCATGTTCTGTCATATAAAACAAAATTACCCATAAAAATTGATTATAAAACACCAGAGACTTTGGGGTTAGACAGAATAGCAGGTTCGGTTGGTGCAACAGTTCTTTTCCCCAATAAACCTAGTCTGATTATTGATATTGGAACAGCGGTTACTTATGATTTAGTTGTAAACAACTGTTTTAAGGGCGGAAATATATCTCCAGGACTTAAATTAAGATATCTATCTTTAAACGAACATACAGAGAAACTACCTTTAGTAAGCGCTGTTGATAATCAACAATTATATGGGAAATCAACAGTAGAGGCAATAGAAAATGGTGTTTTTAATGGACTAAAATATGAGATAGAAACCACTATAAAGCACTTTAGTGAAATTTATAGCGGTCTTAACATAATAATAACAGGAGGAGACGCACATTTTTTTGTCAATATAATAAAAACAGCGATATTTGTAGAACCAAATTTAGTACTCATAGGGTTAAACCACATACTTTTATACAATGTATAG
- a CDS encoding DUF1987 domain-containing protein, whose amino-acid sequence MEALIIEATPKTPRVILDPVENHFEISGMSLPENVVKTYDPIIKWVDENMGKVKGDPIVFKFKLDYLNSASAKMISVILTKLEEDYKSDLPIEIEWYYNADDDDIRSEGEIYSMLKKVPIKLIEVANPFD is encoded by the coding sequence ATGGAAGCATTAATAATTGAAGCCACCCCAAAAACTCCAAGAGTAATATTAGACCCGGTCGAAAATCATTTTGAGATTTCCGGTATGTCTTTACCTGAAAATGTTGTCAAAACATATGACCCCATTATCAAGTGGGTTGATGAAAATATGGGCAAAGTAAAAGGCGATCCGATCGTTTTCAAGTTCAAGTTGGATTATCTAAATTCAGCATCTGCCAAAATGATTTCGGTAATTCTTACAAAGCTTGAAGAGGATTACAAGTCCGATCTTCCTATCGAAATTGAGTGGTATTACAATGCCGACGACGATGACATTCGATCAGAGGGTGAAATTTATTCAATGCTTAAAAAAGTGCCAATTAAACTTATCGAAGTGGCAAACCCTTTCGATTAA